From the Ruminiclostridium josui JCM 17888 genome, one window contains:
- a CDS encoding type II secretion system F family protein — MANYIYNAKTKSGETVSGNVEASDVNMAIAFVKDKGYFPMAVYENTGHGKEFEFKVHKNVKVKDLSILCRQFHTMLNAGVSVIGCLDLLRSQTQNPTLRDAMSQLYDDVQKGKTLSESMKSLSKVFPVLMVSMVEVGEVSGTLELVLERLSIQFEKDTKVKSKVSTAMMYPAVIGCIALVMVTFMIVFIVPKFVSMVNSVGGSLPMPTRIILYISGLFTNPLFLIGFALFIAAVVFGFRRFKRTEYGKFLIDSFIFKLPMVGVNVQKILASRFTRTLSTLLKSGVSLIHALEVVDGVVNNQIVSRGLIKVKESIKMGSNLAAPLEKMGIFPLMVTHMISVGEEAGSLDSIMEKVADFYDEEVETSISKLVAMMEPILMMVLAVIIGFIVVAMILPIFSMYQGVGQ, encoded by the coding sequence TTGGCTAATTATATTTATAATGCTAAAACCAAGTCAGGTGAAACAGTATCCGGCAATGTGGAAGCATCCGACGTCAACATGGCAATAGCTTTTGTCAAAGACAAAGGGTATTTTCCTATGGCAGTGTATGAAAATACCGGACACGGTAAGGAATTTGAGTTTAAAGTACATAAAAATGTAAAGGTTAAAGACCTGTCAATTTTGTGTCGGCAATTTCATACTATGCTAAATGCGGGAGTTTCTGTTATCGGATGTCTTGATTTGTTGCGTAGCCAAACACAGAATCCTACCCTGCGTGATGCAATGTCACAACTTTATGATGATGTACAGAAGGGAAAAACACTTTCCGAATCAATGAAATCACTTTCTAAAGTTTTTCCGGTTCTAATGGTCAGCATGGTAGAAGTGGGTGAGGTAAGCGGAACCCTTGAACTAGTTCTGGAGAGACTATCAATACAGTTTGAAAAAGACACCAAAGTTAAGTCAAAAGTTTCAACTGCTATGATGTATCCTGCGGTTATAGGGTGTATTGCCTTAGTAATGGTTACATTTATGATTGTCTTCATAGTACCTAAATTTGTAAGTATGGTTAACAGTGTTGGAGGGTCACTTCCAATGCCAACCAGAATAATATTATATATAAGTGGACTTTTTACCAATCCTTTATTTTTGATAGGATTTGCTCTTTTTATAGCAGCTGTGGTGTTTGGATTTAGAAGGTTTAAACGTACGGAATACGGTAAATTTTTAATTGACAGTTTTATTTTTAAACTGCCAATGGTTGGTGTAAATGTTCAGAAGATTTTGGCCTCACGTTTTACAAGAACCTTGAGTACTTTGTTAAAATCAGGTGTTTCTCTGATTCATGCCCTTGAGGTTGTAGACGGTGTAGTAAACAACCAGATTGTTTCCAGAGGTCTTATAAAGGTTAAGGAAAGTATTAAAATGGGTTCAAATTTGGCAGCACCTCTTGAGAAAATGGGAATTTTTCCGCTGATGGTAACTCATATGATCAGTGTTGGAGAAGAAGCAGGTTCTCTTGATTCCATCATGGAAAAGGTGGCGGATTTCTATGATGAGGAAGTGGAGACATCTATAAGCAAACTGGTTGCTATGATGGAACCAATTCTGATGATGGTACTTGCGGTTATAATAGGCTTTATTGTTGTAGCAATGATATTGCCCATATTCAGCATGTATCAGGGTGTGGGCCAATAA
- a CDS encoding GspE/PulE family protein has translation MLNKTRKRLGDLLLEVEMVTPNQLESAIEVQKKTGEKLGSILTKLGYVTEDDIIQVLEFQLGIPHVKLEKYNIDKSAYLAIPESIAKRYGLIPIKKEKGILTVAMSDPLNVFAIDDLNIYSGMEIQPVIASLDDISKAIDKYYSAQKAMKAVEEFKKEQVSTIKINSDTSEEQIEEINNAPAVKVINSIIEQAVRNRASDIHIEPFEEYIKIRFRTDGQLCEIMRPEIDIMPAISARIKIIGGMNIAEKRLPQDGRISIEVDGKEYDLRVSILPTIFGEKIVIRIADKKAFVLSRSQLGFNELEEKQFHKMLLNPHGIILVTGPTGSGKTTTLYSAISEINSPDINIVTVEDPVECVIDGVNHVQVNTKTGMTFAAGLRSILRQDPDVIMIGEIRDRETAEIAVRAAITGHLVLSTLHTNDAPSSVLRLIDMGIEPYMVSSSIVGVIAQRLYKKICNNCKIEYLANEDEKRVLGITDKETVLYKGRGCPMCNHTGYRGRHGVYELISITKKHKELINKKCSEEEFRNYSIQNGMVTLRDNLAKKVLAGYTTIDELIRIAYSND, from the coding sequence ATGCTCAACAAGACACGAAAGCGGCTTGGAGATTTATTGTTGGAAGTTGAAATGGTAACACCAAATCAGCTTGAATCCGCTATTGAAGTGCAGAAAAAAACCGGTGAGAAACTGGGTTCTATATTAACAAAATTAGGTTATGTTACTGAAGATGACATAATTCAAGTTCTTGAATTTCAGCTTGGTATTCCACATGTTAAACTTGAAAAATATAATATTGATAAATCAGCTTATTTAGCAATACCTGAGAGTATTGCTAAGAGGTATGGTCTTATTCCTATTAAAAAGGAAAAAGGAATTTTGACTGTTGCAATGAGTGATCCTTTGAATGTTTTTGCGATTGATGACTTAAACATTTATTCAGGTATGGAGATACAGCCTGTTATTGCAAGTCTAGATGATATTTCCAAAGCAATAGATAAATATTACAGTGCACAAAAAGCTATGAAGGCTGTTGAGGAATTTAAAAAAGAACAAGTCTCTACAATAAAGATAAATTCAGATACATCAGAAGAGCAAATTGAAGAAATTAATAACGCACCTGCCGTTAAGGTTATTAATTCAATTATAGAGCAAGCTGTGAGAAACAGAGCCAGTGATATACATATAGAGCCTTTTGAAGAATACATAAAAATCAGATTTAGAACAGATGGTCAGCTTTGTGAAATTATGAGGCCAGAAATTGACATAATGCCTGCAATTTCTGCACGTATAAAGATAATTGGTGGTATGAATATTGCGGAGAAAAGGCTGCCACAGGACGGTAGGATAAGTATAGAGGTTGACGGAAAGGAATATGATCTTAGAGTTTCAATTCTTCCAACAATTTTTGGGGAAAAAATTGTTATAAGAATTGCAGATAAAAAGGCATTTGTTTTGAGTAGAAGTCAACTAGGGTTTAATGAACTAGAGGAGAAGCAGTTTCACAAAATGCTTCTCAACCCCCACGGTATTATTTTGGTAACGGGGCCCACAGGAAGTGGAAAGACTACTACTCTTTACAGTGCAATAAGTGAAATCAACAGCCCTGACATCAATATCGTAACAGTTGAGGACCCTGTAGAGTGTGTTATTGATGGAGTAAATCATGTTCAGGTTAATACAAAAACAGGTATGACTTTTGCGGCAGGACTCAGGTCTATATTAAGACAGGATCCTGATGTAATAATGATTGGTGAAATACGTGACAGAGAAACTGCGGAAATAGCTGTCAGAGCAGCAATAACCGGACATCTGGTGCTTAGTACACTTCATACAAACGATGCACCAAGCTCGGTTTTAAGGCTTATAGACATGGGAATCGAACCTTATATGGTTTCATCGTCTATTGTAGGTGTTATTGCTCAGCGATTATACAAAAAAATTTGCAATAATTGTAAAATAGAATATTTAGCAAATGAGGATGAGAAGAGAGTATTGGGTATCACAGATAAAGAGACTGTTTTATACAAGGGGAGAGGTTGTCCCATGTGCAATCATACCGGGTACAGAGGACGACATGGAGTTTATGAGTTGATATCAATTACAAAGAAGCACAAAGAATTGATTAATAAAAAATGCTCGGAAGAAGAATTCAGGAATTATTCCATACAAAATGGAATGGTTACACTAAGAGATAATTTAGCGAAAAAAGTGCTGGCAGGATACACAACTATTGATGAATTAATCCGTATTGCATATTCAAATGATTAA
- a CDS encoding prepilin peptidase, whose product MQTLIIIYIIIFGLVIGCFLNVCISRIPQKQSIISPPSRCTSCGTTLRPLDLVPVFSFVFLRGKCRYCGEKVSAVNPIVEIITAAVFVVIYLKYSLTVEFAAMTLLSCILICIAFIDAEYRIIPNGFIITGLISGSALFLYNLFYPVYIFGDRVWFNPILGFAVGTSFLLIVSLVGMLVYKSDDAMGMGDIKLFAVIGLFLGWRMTIISLMLSVFAAAIGCVLLIILKKNNRKSTIAFGPYIAIGTFITILYGWNLLEQYMTLLK is encoded by the coding sequence ATGCAAACATTAATCATAATTTACATAATAATATTCGGGCTTGTAATAGGCTGTTTTCTTAATGTATGTATTTCTCGCATACCACAAAAGCAGTCTATTATAAGCCCCCCATCCCGTTGTACCAGTTGTGGGACAACACTTAGGCCACTGGATCTTGTGCCTGTATTCAGTTTTGTATTTTTGAGAGGCAAATGCCGCTACTGTGGGGAGAAAGTATCCGCCGTGAATCCCATAGTAGAAATCATTACAGCAGCTGTTTTTGTTGTAATTTATCTAAAATACTCATTAACAGTTGAGTTTGCTGCCATGACATTGCTATCCTGCATACTTATTTGCATTGCTTTCATAGATGCAGAGTACAGAATAATTCCAAATGGGTTTATTATTACAGGTTTAATAAGCGGTTCAGCTTTATTTTTATACAATTTATTTTATCCGGTGTATATCTTTGGAGACAGAGTATGGTTTAACCCTATATTGGGTTTTGCTGTGGGTACAAGCTTTCTGTTAATTGTTTCCCTTGTGGGAATGCTTGTTTACAAGAGTGATGATGCTATGGGAATGGGTGATATAAAGCTTTTTGCGGTTATTGGCCTTTTCCTTGGGTGGCGTATGACAATTATCAGTTTAATGCTTTCTGTCTTTGCAGCGGCTATCGGATGTGTTTTACTCATTATACTAAAAAAGAATAACAGAAAGTCCACTATTGCATTTGGGCCATATATAGCAATTGGGACTTTTATAACAATTCTATACGGATGGAATTTACTGGAACAATACATGACCTTACTCAAATAG
- a CDS encoding type IV pilus twitching motility protein PilT: MLSLEDLLKKTLEFGASDLHLTVGVPPTIRKNGRLSTIGEEKLMPSDTEAFVRSMLNEEQWRKYQEIGELDLSFSLKGMGRFRVNVYKQRGTCCAAIRMVNLLIPSIEELGLPNIVTDMSKKTKGMILVTGPTGSGKSTTLALIIDLINKNRDCHILTLEDPIEYLHKHNKSIVNQREIGNDSQSYAAALRAALREDPDVILVGEMRDTETIAIAVTAAETGHLVLSTLHTIGAANTIDRIIDVFPPYQQQQIKVQLSTVIQSVISQQLLPRKDKPGRVPAIEIMVATPAIRNLIREGKTYQINSQIQTGAKYGMQAMDLSLASLYKRGIISQEDAMTYAMDPDNIIRYMG, from the coding sequence ATGCTTTCATTAGAGGATTTGCTAAAAAAGACTTTAGAATTTGGTGCTTCAGATTTACATTTAACAGTGGGGGTTCCTCCAACTATCAGAAAAAACGGAAGACTTTCTACCATAGGTGAAGAAAAGCTCATGCCCTCAGATACTGAAGCTTTCGTCAGAAGTATGCTCAACGAAGAACAGTGGAGAAAATATCAGGAGATTGGTGAACTGGATCTTTCTTTTTCACTTAAAGGTATGGGAAGATTCAGAGTTAATGTTTACAAACAAAGGGGTACCTGCTGTGCCGCCATCAGAATGGTAAACTTGCTTATTCCTTCTATCGAGGAACTTGGCCTACCTAATATTGTTACGGACATGAGCAAGAAAACTAAGGGAATGATTTTAGTTACCGGCCCCACCGGAAGTGGAAAGTCAACTACTTTAGCTTTAATTATTGATTTGATAAATAAAAATAGAGACTGCCATATACTTACATTGGAAGACCCTATAGAGTATCTTCACAAACACAATAAATCCATTGTAAATCAGAGGGAAATAGGGAATGATTCACAATCCTATGCTGCTGCACTTAGAGCTGCATTAAGAGAAGATCCTGATGTAATTCTAGTAGGAGAGATGCGAGATACTGAAACCATAGCTATAGCTGTTACTGCGGCAGAGACAGGACACTTAGTTTTGTCTACGTTACACACTATTGGAGCTGCTAATACAATTGACAGAATAATAGATGTATTTCCTCCTTATCAGCAGCAGCAGATAAAGGTTCAGCTTTCTACTGTCATTCAGTCAGTTATTTCCCAACAGCTTCTTCCGAGAAAAGATAAGCCTGGAAGAGTTCCGGCTATTGAAATTATGGTAGCTACTCCTGCTATAAGGAATTTAATACGTGAGGGGAAAACATATCAGATTAATTCCCAGATTCAGACAGGTGCAAAATACGGTATGCAAGCAATGGACTTAAGTTTGGCAAGCCTATATAAAAGAGGAATTATAAGCCAAGAGGATGCAATGACTTATGCCATGGATCCGGATAATATTATCAGATATATGGGATAA
- a CDS encoding PilN domain-containing protein, with amino-acid sequence MKDLNLIPKSLIVDKKNKVKKTYLSILIICIGIIVAAAYIVPTIYENNLRNNKQELEKKVNSTNSYVETVNEFNSLKKAVEVREAEGKRLSSNRLDILGIVNAIENACPEKLFIQNFASTGNNESDAKVVLKGVSTDENTLASFLRNLMDDDYFNSVVLSNISNNQVNNGTTFEVTLNGIKKSDLIIYNSWNNGFRICYEPDWSKKADKNDNVLFTANNRLTSRDADSLEITVISTELTSKKFTDKRINKLKNELEGFDEIYTSKTKSSGEEAYKVMYLGDEKGTRYKYLELCLVKDNKGFIVKYKSEPNSFDVKARTIDRILKSFIVIESS; translated from the coding sequence TTGAAAGACTTAAATCTTATTCCTAAAAGTTTGATTGTTGACAAAAAGAATAAAGTTAAAAAGACATATCTCTCTATCCTTATAATTTGTATAGGCATTATAGTTGCCGCTGCATATATAGTTCCTACAATTTATGAAAACAATTTGCGTAATAATAAACAAGAACTTGAAAAGAAGGTAAATAGTACGAATAGCTATGTTGAAACCGTGAATGAGTTCAATTCTCTAAAAAAAGCAGTAGAAGTAAGGGAAGCTGAAGGAAAGAGACTATCCTCTAATCGTCTTGATATTTTGGGTATTGTTAATGCAATCGAAAATGCATGCCCTGAGAAGCTTTTTATCCAGAATTTTGCATCAACGGGAAATAACGAATCAGATGCAAAAGTTGTTTTAAAGGGCGTTTCAACGGATGAGAACACCTTGGCTTCTTTTTTAAGAAATCTTATGGATGATGATTATTTTAATAGTGTTGTTTTATCAAATATTTCAAATAATCAAGTAAATAACGGTACTACTTTTGAAGTTACCTTAAATGGTATAAAGAAAAGCGACCTTATTATATATAATAGCTGGAATAACGGGTTCAGGATTTGTTATGAGCCTGACTGGAGTAAAAAAGCAGATAAAAATGATAATGTTTTGTTTACAGCAAATAATAGATTGACTTCTAGAGATGCAGATTCTCTTGAAATCACTGTCATTTCTACTGAACTTACATCAAAGAAATTTACTGATAAGAGAATTAATAAATTAAAAAATGAGCTGGAAGGATTTGATGAAATATATACTTCCAAGACTAAAAGCTCAGGAGAGGAAGCTTACAAAGTAATGTATCTGGGAGATGAAAAGGGAACCAGATATAAATATTTAGAGCTTTGCCTAGTCAAGGACAACAAGGGCTTCATAGTTAAATATAAAAGCGAGCCTAATAGTTTTGATGTTAAGGCAAGAACAATTGACCGTATACTTAAATCCTTTATTGTAATAGAAAGTTCGTAA
- the pilM gene encoding type IV pilus assembly protein PilM, with protein sequence MIGKNLLALDIGNDTIKIVCGSASKKNILINEYAIINTPVECINDGMIFDADTVAAAISDAIKTHKIRGGALVMTVTGTGVITRDIILPKSTEQEIEKMLEFEAQQYFPVDLKDYTVDFKVMENIGEQIRVLVVAAPNKQIETYINLAKLLKQQLAAIDIPSNCVLKLLSFLPLSNDEAAEEYAVVDIGRDTSRVCFFRNNILKFSRILLNGVSEVDSIIANKYNLEFKAAEELKKSFKGFNSQSDSEDRFNDLGEVIKGALDGIISDLNRFFEFYNSRDNSNNVEKIYIYGGGSKLTGITEYFSSTFNMPVLPFPLLKEIDYKGHKGKEAFDKDYPILINAVGCLNRTFK encoded by the coding sequence ATGATTGGAAAAAATCTTTTGGCGTTGGATATAGGGAATGACACTATTAAAATTGTCTGCGGCTCCGCAAGTAAGAAAAATATATTAATAAATGAATATGCTATCATTAATACACCCGTTGAGTGCATTAATGACGGTATGATATTTGATGCGGATACGGTGGCTGCGGCTATTTCTGATGCTATTAAAACTCACAAAATACGAGGCGGGGCTCTTGTAATGACTGTTACTGGAACGGGAGTTATTACAAGAGATATAATACTGCCAAAATCAACGGAACAGGAAATTGAGAAGATGCTTGAATTTGAGGCCCAGCAGTATTTTCCTGTGGATTTAAAGGATTATACCGTTGATTTTAAGGTTATGGAGAATATAGGAGAGCAGATTCGTGTGTTGGTTGTAGCTGCTCCTAATAAGCAAATTGAGACTTATATTAATCTGGCAAAGCTTTTAAAACAGCAATTAGCAGCTATAGATATTCCATCTAATTGTGTTCTGAAGCTTTTATCTTTTTTACCCCTGTCTAATGACGAAGCTGCAGAAGAATATGCTGTGGTTGATATAGGAAGGGATACTTCTAGAGTATGTTTTTTCAGAAATAACATTTTAAAATTCAGCAGGATTTTATTAAATGGTGTATCAGAGGTTGACAGCATTATTGCAAATAAATACAATCTGGAATTTAAAGCTGCTGAGGAACTTAAAAAGTCTTTTAAAGGGTTTAACAGTCAGTCTGATTCGGAAGATAGATTTAATGATTTAGGCGAGGTTATTAAAGGGGCACTTGACGGCATAATATCTGATTTAAACAGGTTTTTTGAATTCTATAATTCCAGAGATAATTCAAACAATGTAGAAAAAATTTACATTTATGGCGGTGGCAGTAAACTGACAGGTATTACAGAGTACTTTTCAAGTACTTTCAATATGCCGGTTTTACCCTTTCCTTTATTAAAAGAAATTGATTATAAAGGGCATAAAGGAAAAGAAGCTTTTGACAAGGACTATCCTATTTTGATTAACGCCGTAGGGTGTTTGAACAGGACATTTAAATAG
- a CDS encoding prepilin-type N-terminal cleavage/methylation domain-containing protein has translation MFKFIKKVKKNQKGYTLTELIVVVAILGILAAVATPMVLNQVQKARNSADAANLKAIQNAYLVGMAGDSNASVPSDFTGVKNKIGDALASIPKPHDSNKKFYINPKTGEVTAATATPSPTADWINMNP, from the coding sequence ATGTTCAAGTTTATTAAGAAAGTAAAGAAGAATCAAAAGGGTTATACCCTTACAGAGTTGATTGTGGTTGTAGCAATTCTGGGTATACTGGCTGCGGTAGCAACACCTATGGTATTAAATCAAGTGCAAAAGGCAAGAAATAGTGCGGATGCAGCTAACTTAAAGGCAATTCAAAATGCATATTTAGTAGGTATGGCTGGCGATTCAAATGCATCGGTTCCGTCTGATTTTACAGGCGTAAAGAATAAAATAGGAGATGCACTGGCATCTATTCCGAAACCTCACGATAGTAACAAGAAGTTTTATATTAATCCCAAAACAGGTGAAGTCACTGCTGCCACTGCAACACCAAGTCCTACAGCAGATTGGATTAATATGAATCCTTAA